Within Thermococcus indicus, the genomic segment CTGCGATAGGACTTGCCCTCGCCCTTAACAAGCGCACCCGCATCGTTGTAACCGCCCCCGAGCCGGAGAACGTCCAGGCCCTCTTCCGCTTCGCAAAGCGCGCCCTCGAGAGACTGGGCTTTAAGCCTCACGTCGTGGAGGAGAAGGGCCTAATAAAGGAGCTCTACGCGAGGAAGATTGGACTGCGCTATTACCCGCCGGCCGAGGGATACCGCAAGAGCGCCGACCTCTACATCCTGGACGAGGCCGCTGGAATCCACGTTCCCATACTCCGCAGGTACCTCGACAAGCCCCGCGTCGTTTACTCCTCCACGATTCACGGCTACGAGGGAGCCGGAAGGGGATTCTCGGTCAAGTTCCTGAAGAAGGCCCGTGAGAAGCGCAGGTTCAGTGAGCTTCACATGGACGAGCCGATACGCTATGCGGAAGGTGACCCCATCGAGAAGTGGCTCTTCGACGTCCTCCTGCTCGATGCGGAGCCGGTTGAGCTCACGGAGGAAGATTACAGGCTGATAAAGAACGGCGAGGTGTACTTTGAGGAGCCCGACCTCGATGACTGGTTTGAAAAGGACCGGGAAGACCTCAGGAACTTCGTCGGTATCTACATCCTCGCCCACTACCGCAACAGGCCGAGCGATGTGGCCCTGCTCGCCGATGCGCCGCACCATGAAGCGAGGGTTCTCCGCCTCAAGAACGGCAAGATAGTGACGGCGATTCAGATAGCCAGGGAAGGTAACATCCCCAAAAAGGTCGTCGAGAAGATGGTCAAGGGCTACAAGCCGCGCGGCAACATAATCCCCGACATGATGGTCAAGCACCACATGCTCAAGGAGTTCGCCAAGCTGAAGGGCTACCGCATCGTCCGCATAGCCACGCATCCAGACGCGATGGACATGGGGCTGGGCAGCAAAGCCCTTGAGCTCCTTGAAAAGGAAGCGCGTGAGAAGGGCCTCGACTGGATTGGCTCCGGATTCGGTGCAAGTGAAGAGCTTGCCCGCTTCTGGGTCAGGAACGGCTTCGCGGTGGTGCACCTCAGCCCGGCGAGGAACCCTGTCAGCGGTGAGTTCACCGCGATAGTCCTCAAGCCGATAAGCGAAAGGGCGAAGAGGCTCATTCGCCAGGCCAGCGATGAGTTTAGAATCAGGCTCACGGAGTGGCTGGGCGACACCCACAGGGAGCTTGAGCCCGAGATAGCGCGCTGGCTTTTCGAAACCCCCTTCGGTGAGGCCGTGGATTATCAGATACACCTCACTGACGTCCAGAAGAAGAGACTGGACGCCTTCACGGGCAAGGTTCTCACCTACGACACCGTGCTCGACGCGGTCAAGCCGATAGTGAAGCTCTACTTCCTGGACGGCTGGATGAAGCCCTACCTAGACGAGAGGCAGATAAAGCTCCTGATCTACCGCGTGCTCCAGGCCCACAGCTGGGAGGAGACCGCGAAGCTCATAGACAGAACCGAAACCTTCACCATGATAGAGGTGCGCGACATCATCAGGGGCCTCTGGTACTACTACAAGCGGCTCCTTTAAGTCCCTCTTTTTTGTGCGGCTTGTATCCCCGCACTCGATAACGACATACGATTTCCGGGAATCAACCTTTTTATAGGATTGTCCCGTAGGTAGGGTGTATCACTCTGATCGCGTGATTGATTGGACAATTTCAACGGTGACTCCCTATGGCGGGCAGCAACTGGGAGCGGATAATATCGATGACGAAGGATGGGATGAAGAGCATCGGAATGATGCGGCGAAAGATGAGCCGGGGAAAGAGGATAGCCCTTCTCATTGATGGCCCGAACATTCTTCGCAAGGAGTTCGGGATAAAGCTCGAGGACATAGTCGAGGCCCTTGAGGGACTCGGCGACCTGCGCGTTGCCAAGGTTGTTCTCAACCAGTACGCCCCGCAGGGACTCATCGAAGCCGTCTCGAACCAGGGGTTCGACACCATGGTCGTCTCCGGTGAGACCGGGGTGAAGCTCGCGGTGGAGGCGATGCGCGAGATATACAACCCGAACATCGATGCCATAGCCATAGCAACCCGAAATGCGGAGTTCCTCCCGGTCATCCTCAAGGCCAAGGAGAAGGGCAAGGAGACGATAGTGCTCGGCATAGAGCCGGGCTTTTCCGCGGCCCTCAAGCACGCGGCGGACTACACGATAATCCTGAACCCAAAGGGTGATGAGGAATGAAGGAGACCCTCTTCAAGGTGCTCCGCAGGGGCGAAAAGGAGGTCGAGGCCGAGCCCCCCAAGCACGTGAGGGGCAAGAGCATTGGCCTGATAATCGACGGTCCGAATATTCTCCGCAAGGAGTTCGGGATAAAGCTCGAGGACATAGTGGAAGCGCTTGAGAGGATAGGCAAGATACGCGTTGCCAAGGTTGTTCTCAACCAGTACGCCCCCCAGGGACTCATCGAAGCCGTCGTCAATCAGGGACTCGAGCCGATAATCGTCGCCGGTGACACGGACGTCAGGATAGCGATAGAGGCGATGGAGCTCATCTACAACTCGGACGTCGAGGTCATCGCCCTGGCCACCCGCGATGCGGACTTTCTCCCCCTCATCAACGAGGCCAAACGTAAAGGCAAAGAGACCATAGCCATAGGCGTTGAACCCGGCTTTTCAGTAGCCCTTCAGAACGCGGCCGACTACGTGATAAGGATGGAGGGGAAGGGCACCGAGGGACACGGGTTCAAATAAACTTTTAAGCACTCTTTCCAGTCCTGTTCTGGTGAGAGAGTTGATAGTTGAAATAATCCTCTTCGCCGTGGGTCTGGTCCTTCTCATCAAGGGTAGCGATTACTTCGTGGAGGCGGCCTCCCGCGTCGCCAAGGGGTTCGGCGTCAGCGAGTTCATAATAGCACTCGTCCTCGCGAGCATCGCCACCACACTGCCGGAGGTAACGGTCTCTGCCATATCATCATACCAGGGAAACCCCGACATCGCCCTGGGAAACGCCATAGGGAGCGCCCTCGCCAACATAGCCCTCATCCTCGGGGTCTCGGCCCTGATAATGCCCCTCAGCGTTGAGAGAACCGCCTGGAAAAACGCCCTCTTCATGGTGGCCGTCACCGCCTACGCGGGCCTGCTCATGCACGACGGGACCATAAGCCGGCTCGACGGTGCCAGCCTCATACTCATCTACTTCGGCTTCCTCTACTACCTCTACCGGAAGCATATGACGCTCGAGGAACTCCCCGAGGGCGGAACCCGCGACCCCCGCAGGGATGCCCTGATAATGCTCGGAAGCGGTCTGGTCGTGGTCATCGGCGCCAAACTGGTCGTGGACAGCGCCGTAACGATAGCCAGGGCATACGGTGTTCCGGAAATCGTAATCGGTCTGACGATGGTGTCCATAGGAACCTCCCTGCCGGAGCTCACGAACTCCCTCATGGCCACCCTCAAGAGGCTGCCCAACATAAGCGTCGGCAACATAATCGGCGCCAACATACTCGACGTGCTCATGGTCATAGGAATAGCGTCCCTGATAAACCCCATAAAGGTGGATGTGACGGTTTACACCTTCACCCTGCCGCTGACCCTCCTCGTTATGGGGCTCCTAACCGCCGTCCTGAGGCTCACGGGGAGGATAGACAGGGTTACCGCGGGTGTTTTTCTGGCTGTGTACGCCTACTTCCTGTACGCCTACACCACCGGGGCCGTAAGCCTTTGATCCCTTTCTCAACTTTTTCCGACTTCCCGAAACTGGGAAGCAAAGATTTATTAATCCGGTTATTACCCCATTATTGGGAATCAAAACCGAGTATTTGGAGGTGTTGTCATGAGGAAGCTTGGTGCGTTCCTCGCCGTGCTGCTGCTCCTGGGGCTCCTGGTTCCAAAACCGGTCGCGGCTGAAGAAACGCTGACGGTTTACTCCTACGACAGTATCGAGTGGTGGATGAAGGAGATAGTGCCGATATTCGAGCAGAAGTACGGGGTCAAGGTGAACCTCGTCCTCATCGGTGACGCTGGCGAGGTTCTAAACCGGCTCATCCTTGAGAAGGACAATCCCCAGGCCGACGTCGTTGTGGGCATAGACAACAGCTACCTGGCGAAGGCCATAGACGCGGGTGTGCTGGAGCCGTACAAGCCGGCCAACGCCGACGTAATTCCGGACTGGATCGTTGAGAAGTTCGACCCAACCTACCACCTCACGCCCTACGACTACGGCTTCATAGCCATCAACTACCGCAAGGACATGGTCCAGAACCCGCCGACCAGCCTTGAAGACCTCACCAAGCCGGAGTGGAAGGGCAAGCTGATAATCGAAGACCCGCGCACGAGCTCGCCGGGAATGGCATTCCTCCTCTGGACGATAGCGGTCTACGGCGACGACTGGCTCTACTACTGGGAGAAACTGAAGGAGAACGACGTTCAGATAGTCAAGGGCTGGAGCGAGGCGTGGGGTGCGTTCAGCGAGGGTGAGTACCCGCTCGTCCTCAGCTACGCCACCTCCCCCGCCGCCACTGTTTACTACGACAACAACACCAACGTCGGAGCCGTCGCCTTCAGGGAGGGCAACTACCTCCAGATAGAGGGTGCCGGAATCGTCAAGGGGGCCAGGAACAGGGAACTGGCGGAGAAGTTCATCGAGTTCCTCATCAGTGCCGAGGCTCAGGAGAAGCTCCCCCTCAACCAGTGGATGTACCCCGTTAACGGGGACGTTGAGCTCCCTGAGGTCTTCCAGTACGCGGTTAAGGTGGATAAGCCCGTCGCAATAGACTCCAGGGAGATAGAGACCAACTACGAGACCTGGCTCACGCAGTGGACCCAGCTCATGGTCGAGGGCAAGAGCCCGGATGAGATACTCGGGAAGACGACCACCGAAACCGGCGGAGAAAACGACAACACCGGCATATGCGGACCGGCCCTGATGGTTGGCCTCGCCGTGCTCCCGCTCCTCCTCAGGAGGAGGCGGTGAGGTTTCTTCCTTTTCTCATTTAGTGTTTTGTATCTACAGTTCAGAATGCCAGGTCACAGCCTACAAAAACCTTTATTATAAATCCTTCCGCAAGAGACTATCGGTGGGAGAATGGCCAAATTTGACGGTTATGAACTCATACTGGAGACTCCGGAAGAGCTCCAGAATTTCGTAAAGGCACTCGAAAAAGCCAAGGAGCGAAATCCCAGAGAGGTAGAAGATACAGTCAAGAGAGCCTTGGCTATTGTGGGTATTGTCTGAATTCTTCAAGCCTTATACTTCCGGTTAAGGCTCTTCTAACAGCCTCGGCCTCAGTGACTTTTCTCTTTTTCAAGCCTCGCCGTTCACGGCGGGGTGCATTGTTCGAAAATTTAGTGGTTGAGCAGGAAAGCAAAAGAAAGGTTTAAATACTTGTATGTATTAATACTTAATGGTGAGAGCATGGGAGTCATAACTGTTTCCGTTGATGATGAGGTCGAGGAGAGGTTTAGAAAGCTCGTGGCAAAGAAGTATGGACGGATTAGGGGGGCATTGGGAGTGGCAATTACTGAAGCTATGAAGCTCTGGATTGAAAAAGTTGAGCGGGAAGAAAAATGAAGCGGACAGTAACAGTAAAACTACAACCTTCAAAAGAGCAGGAAAAAACACTTTTTGAATTAGCCCACGCTTCAGCAGTAATCTGGAACAAACTCAACTACCAGAGGCTCAAACAGTTCGAAGAATTCGGCAAAATAGACTTTTCAACAACTGAAAAAGAAGCCTATCACGAGTTAAAAAACTGGATTGGTGGCTCGACAGTTCAACAATTGGCCAGAAAGAACGCTGAAGCTTGGAGGAGTTTCTTCTCACTCAACAGGAAGAAAAAGAATGGAGAACTCCCCGAATGGTTCAAGCCAAAACCACCAAAATTCGTCAGGGAAAAGAACGGCAGAAAACTCTTTGTAATTCCCCTCAGGAACGACCAGTATCGGATTAAGGGAAACGTTATCGAATTGAGACGCCTCGGCAAATTTGGGAAACTTGAAATCCAGTTCAAAGGAAGAATACACTTGAAGGGCAAGCAGGGACGCTTAGAAATCACTTATGACGAGGTAAAGGGAAAGTGGTATGCTCACATTAGCTTTACGGTAGAGGAAAAACTTGAGGGTAACGAATGGGTGTGCGTTCCGAGGCAACCAAAAGGAAGTCTCTCAGCAGGGATAGACTTGGGAGTGAACAATTTAATGGCAGTTTACGTTGAAAATGGTCAGAGTTTCCTCGTGAACGGAAAGCCTCTCAAAAGCATTGACTTCTACTGGCGGAGGAAGATTGGTAATTACCAGTCCAAACTTAACAAATCTGGAGCCAAAACGGGTAGAAAGCTCAGGAAAATGCACGAAAAGGCCAAACTTCAGGCCAAACACTACATTAACACTGCCGTAAGGCAAACCGTGAGAAGGCTTTACGAGTTGGGCGTTTCTAAAATCGTCGTGGGTTATCCGAAAGGCATTGCAAGAAACTCCGACAAGGGTAAAAAGCAAAACTTCATCCTCTCCCATGTCTGGCGGTTTAATTACGTAATTAAACGTCTCAAGGAAGTTGCGGAGGAGTATGGTATTCAGGTTTTGGTTGTGGATGAGGCTTTCACTTCGAAAACTTGCCCCCTCTGTGGCCAACGCCATGAGAGTGCTCGCTTTGTTAGGGGTTTATTCAAGTGCCACAGAGAGGGCGTTGTTATGAATGCCGACCTTGTTGGGGCGTTTAATATTTTAAAGAAGGCGGTAAAAACCATAACCCCGAGCCTTCCGATCTTATCGGGAGGTAGGGGTAACGGGGGGAAGACCCTCCCTGAGGGGCTGAAAGCCCACTTTTTAGTGGGTTTGAATGAGACCCCTCAAACCTCCCTGCCATTGGCGAGGGGTTAACTCGTTGGAACCCTCGCCCTTCAGGGCGGGTAGGAGGTCAGAAAGGGATAAAACAGTTCATAGGTGCTACCCGCGGAAACAATCTGAAACCCCGCTGCAAGGGGATTCTTTTTATGGTCAAGGTAAAACTTCTTGGCAACTTCCTTTTTTGCATGGAGGGACAAACCAATTCCACCGATTTGAGCAGCATAAAGAACTGCATAGGGCTTGATGACCTTCGCTAGTATTTCACCACCCACACCCATTCCACGGTATTCCCTCTGGATGCCAAACTGTCCAAGGAGTATTGTGGGCACGGAAGAATATTTAATATCCATCCCCAAAAGCTCCACAAGCCGAGTCCGTAACTCTTCAACGAGCATCCTTTTGTTTTCGGCGTATTATCGCGGATTTTAAGGCTAACAATAAACGGGGAAAGCGTGAAATATGATATCAGAGAATCCTCATGCAGGATGACAAAGACGGTAGAAAGACACCGCTCATGAGATTTCCATGCCATATTCCTTGCAAACTCCGTCTGTTCTTCCCCACCCTCGCCGGAGTCAAAAGACCTTATTAACTCCACATGGTCCGTTCTCAGAAACTCAACGCGAACTATTCCTCCGAGTGTCTCTAATTCAACCTCGTATGGCTTTAGCATCATGACACCGGATATTACAAACCACTTCCCATTTAAGTAAATTACGGAGGGAGATGTTACTTCACTCCAAGTTTACTATCAATCAAGAATGGCGGGCCCGGCGGGATTCGAACCCGCGACCTTCGGCTTAGAAGGCCGACGCCCTATCCTGCTAGGCTACGGGCCCTCGGGCTAATGGTCTTGGGAGAGTTTTATAAAAGTTGTGGTGGGAGCAGGCTCACGGATACAGCCTGCTCGGTGTCCTCGGGAACAGGGTTGCCCAGCGGACGTGGTCGAGCTTCAGCACCCAGGCGACGAGCCTCTCAAGGCCGAGGCCGAAGCCGCTGTGCGGAACGCTGCCGTACTTCCTGAGGTCGAGATACCACTCGTAGTCCTCCGGCTTCATGCCCTCCTCCAGAATCCTCTGCACGAGCTTGTTGTAGTCGTCCTCACGCTGGGAACCGCCGATGATCTCGCCATAGCCTTCTGGAGCAAGCATGTCCGCGGCGAGAACCTTGCGCGGATCCTCCGGGTCCTCCTTCATGTAGAACGCCTTAATGCCCTTTGGATAGCCGTAAACGAAGAACGGGGCCTCGAACTCCTGGGTCAAAATGCGCTCCTCGTCTGCGCCCATGTCCTCGCCCCACTCTATCTCGACGCCCTTGCTCTGGAGGATGTCTATGGCCTCGTCGTAGCTCACCCTCGGGAAGGGCGGAACCGCGTTCTTGAGCGTGGTCAAGTCCTTCCGGAAGGTCTCAACTTCGCTCCTCCTGAGCTCCAGGGTGCGCTGAACCATGTAGCTGACGAGCTCCTCCTCGACCTTCATGATGTCCTGGAGGTCCATCCAGGCGGCCTCGAGCTCAAGGTGCCAGAACTCGGTGAGGTGCCTCCTGGTCCTGCTTTTCTCCGCTCTAAAGCTCGGCGTGAGTGACCAGACCTTTTCGAGGCCGAAGATGGCGGCCTCAAGGTAGAGCTGGGCCGACTGACTGAGGTAGGCCGTCCTGTCGAAGTACTTGAGCTTGAAGAGCGTCGCTCCTCCCTCAACGGCACCGGTGACGAGTATCGGCGGGAAGACCTCGTACCAGCCGTCCTGGAGGAGCCATTCTCTAGCCGCTTGCATCATTGTCGCCTTGACCTTCATTATCGCGGCGACCTTGGGTGAGTGAAGGTGCAGGTGCCTGACGTCGAGAAGGAACTCCTCGCTCGCGTCCTTCGTTATCGGGAAGAAGTCCACGTTCTGCACGATCTCAATTCTGTCCGCCTGAATCTCAACACCGGTGGGCGCGCGGGGGTCGGCTTTGACGGTGCCCTCGATGATGACGCTCGACTCTATGCCCGCCTTTTTGGCCATTTCGTAGGCTCCCTCACTCAGCTCTTTCTTAAATATTGCCTGAACTATCCCGGTCGAGTCGCGGAGGACTATGAAGACCTTCTTTCCCACTTCCCTCTTTCTGTAAACCCATCCTGCGAGCTTGACGCGTTTACCTTCCATATCGGGCTGAACATCGACACAGTAAATCTTATCAATCATCCTTACCACCTCCAGAGGCTTTGAAGGGGGCTTTATAACGGTAGCGATTTGGAGCAACGGCTCCCAGAAGAGCGTCAATTCGGCCACAGGGTGACCGTCCCAATCCCGAGTCTGACGATTATCAGTAGTGGCATGGGGGATATTCGGAACGTTCTCCATTTAAATCCTTTGGGCAATTTTATGTCGATATGTCAAAATATTTAAGTATCTGCGCGTCAGATGTCCAAAAGGTGATGGGATGTTCGCACTTATAGGAACCGCCGTCGATGTGGAGTCCGTCAGAAGGAACGCCGCGGTGATAGTGGAAGACGGGTTCATCCAGGACGTCATCCCCCAGGAAAGGGTCGGTGAATACGCCGTTGATGAAGTTTACGGGGGAGACGGTTACATAATCCTGCCCGGCCTTATCAACGCCCACACCCACGTGGCGATGGCGCGCTTTAGGGGCCTTGGCGAGGACATACCCATAGAGAGGTGGCTCAGCGACGTTATATGGCCCGCGGAGCTGGAGTGGGAGCCCGGGGACGTTCGCCGCTGGGCGCTCCTCGGAATGGCTGAGGCGCTGGCCAACGGTTCGACGACGATAAACGACCACTACTTCTTCGCCGACGAAATAGCGAAGGCCGCCCAGGAAGTTGGAATAAGGGCCTTCATCGGTCAGACCGTTATGGATACGATTGACTTCCCTATAGCCGCGCCCGAGGGGGGCTTCAGGTTCTTTAATGACTGGGTGGGGAAGGATGAGCTCGTTACCCCCACCCTCGCGCCCCACGCCACCAACATGGTGTCCCTTGAGCTGATGAGGGAAATCGGCGAGTTTGCCCGTGGTAGGAACGCCCTGATTCACGTTCACCTCTCCCAGAGCATGGGGGAGGTGCGGGAGGTCAAACGCCGCTACGGTCTCCCCCCCGTGGAATACCTCGAAAGGGCCGGCGTACTTGGGGACAACCTTATCGGCGTCCACGGTATCTATCTGAGCGATTCCGAGGTTTCCCTCTACGCGAAAAGCGGTGCGACGCTCGTCCATTGCTCCCTGAGCATGACGAAGCTTGAGGGAAGGATAGCTCCGATAATAGAACTCTTTGAGAGGGGAACGAACATCGCCCTCGGAAACGACTCCCCGAATCCGGTGGGCCTGATGGACATGTTCACGGAGATGCGCTTTGCGGCGGTTCTGAACAAGGTCTGGAGGAGAAGAACCGACGTCGCCTCTGCGAGGGAGGTTTTCCGCTGGGCCACGGTCGGGGGTGCAGAGGCCCTTGGGCTGAAGGCGGGCCTCATAAAGCCCGGCTACCTCGCGGATCTAGTCCTGATAAACGCCAGAAAAGCCCAGTTCCTTCCCGGGGAGAACCCGCACTCCCATGTGGTTTACTCGGCCCGGGGAAGCGACGTCGAGCTGGTCATGGTGAACGGGGAGATCGTTTACAGAAACGGCCTGTTCACGAAACTTGGAAAAAGGATGGAGGATCTGTGGGCGGAGTTCAGACCTTCCGGACCATGAGCTTGACGCCGTCCACATCGACGACCTCGACGGTGTCGCCGATCCCCGGCTTCTTGTCCCCCTCGGCCAGCGCTATCCACCTGTCCCCCTCGAGCTCCACTATGTAGTGCTCCTTTCCTATCTCGACGACCTTCCCGCGCTTGCCTTTCAGCTCAAAGGTGTACTTGCCCTTTCCGGCATCCGGGACGTCCCTCCGTATGTACCTTTCAACGAGAATGTAAGTCACCACAGCGGAGATGAGTGCCGCGACGAAGCTTTCGTTGAAATTGACTCCAAAGCCGAGCAGGACACCCATAACGACCATGGCAACCCCTATGGGGGTTATGAAGACGGCCACCATCATGTCGAGGGCTATCACGAGCAGTCCAAGAATCAAAAGGGAAATGGGGAGTAAGTCCATCTCCACCACCGGAATAATTCACTCCACCAGATTCTTAAGCTTTTTCAGTTCGTCCTCTGAAAGATTGGCCGATGCGCTTTTCTCTTTGGGGTCTTCTCCCTTTGGAGGGCTCTGTAGTGGCGTCTCCTTGACCTTCTGGAGTATCCTCAGCAGGCCGATCAGTGCCTCGGTGTCGTACGGGACGATGAGGTTGCCGTACTTGGCCAGCTCGGGCATCTTCTCTATGTACTGGAGTGTTAGGTACTTCTCGTCAGCTTGGCTTAACGCCTCGAGAACCTTCCTTATCGCCTCGGCCTGGCCCTCAGCCACGAGTATCTGCCTCTGCTTCTCTCCCTCTGCCTTGAGTATGGCAGCCTGCTTCTGGCCCTCCGCCTCCTTAATGGCCGCCTCCTTTTTACCCTCGGCGAGGAGTATCATCGCCCTCTTCTCCCTTTCGGCCGTCATCTGCTTGGCCATTGCGTCCTGGATGTCCTTGGGCGGGTCTATGCGCTGTATCTCGACGCGCGTTATCTTGACACCCCAGCGGTCGGTTATCTTGTCAAGCTCTTCCCTCAGCTTGGCGTTGATTATGTCCCTTCCAGAGAGCGTCTCGTCGAGCTCCATCTCACCTATGATGGCACGCAGGTTGGTCTGGGCGAGCTTGATGATGGCCATGAGGAAGTTGCTGACGTTGTAGATGACCTTTACCGGGTCGAGGATCTGGTAGTAAACCACCGCATCGACTGTAACCACGACGTTGTCCTTACAGATGACCTCCTGGGGCGGCACATCGACGACGTGCTCGCGCATGTCCACGACCTTGACGCGCTCCATGAAGGGGATTATGAAGTGTATTCCCGGCTCTAAAATCCTGTTGAACTTTCCTAGCCTCTCCACGAGACCCTTCTGGTACGGGCGGATCACCTTCACGCTCAGCAGGAGCATTATCAAAAGAAAAATCCCTATGATGACCAGCGCCGCTCCGGCAAAGGGCATTACCATCGCCTCCAGTTGTTACTCAAACTTGGAAAGATAAAACTTCTTATAAATATTTTCGTTCAATAATTCACTGAAGAATGTAAGAAAAATGTCCGAATCTAAAATATGGAAAATAAATGTCGGATATGCCTTTGCCCAAACTAAAAATACGAGCCTATTAGACTTCAATTATGCCTCCTTCTCAATTTTGTGCAGCAGGATTCTTAGGGAGTCGATAAACCCTTCAGGTATAACAAGCCCCTCCTCGATGAATAATTGTACCTGCCTTATTGCCTCTTCAAGTTCGGCTCTGTATTTCCTTGTAAACGGTATCAGGTCATAGAGTGCGTTCAAGACTTCCTCCTTATCATTGATTCTCGCTGAAAGTATCGTGTTTTGGATTAGCAGTCTCAGAAGTTCTGAATTAAGTTTCTTAACTTCCAGTTCATCTCTTGTCTTAGTTATCGTCTCTTTTGTGACTCTAAGACTCTCTTTAAGCTTCTCCCTCTCTTTGAGGAGCTCGACCAGCCCTCTGAACTCCTCTAGGAATTCATCCAAGCTCTGATACCTCTTCTCCTTCTGCTTTGCGAGGAGCTTCCCAAACATCTTATCATACTTAGCCAGCGTTAGGTTATACATGGAGGGTGGCTTAGGCTTTATCTCGGGGGTTGTGATTTTTGCCAGGACAACAACGTGGGAACTTCCCTCGTATGGCAATTTGCCTGTTAGAAGCTCGTAAAGAATCACACCGAGTTGGTATATATCGGTTCTGTGGTCTGTATGGCCGTAAGTTCTCTCGTCAATCTGTTCCGGAGCCGCGTACAGCGGTGTTAGGGCCTTCGTGGTTGTAGTTGTGCTTTTTGAGCCGATTTTGGCCAGTCCGAAATCGGTTATCTTTGGCGTCAGATCGCCCTTGAGGAGAATATTCGATGGCTTCAAATCCCTGTGGTAGACCTGCATTGAATGTGCATGTCTCAATCCCTCGGCAATCCCCTCGATGAATTTCAACGCGAGTTTTTCATCAACAGGCTTTGGATAGTGCTCCAAATCCCTGATGAGCTTTCCGTCCATTGTGTACCCTTCGACGAACTCGATTTCAAGGTGAGGTATTGGTTTGTCAAAGGCATTATACAGCTTAACTATGTTGGGATGATCGAGGAGCTTCCAAGCTCTGACCTCCTTAGTAAAGAATTTCTTGGCTTTTTCGTCAGCTGGGAATACTTTGAGAGCTACGATTTTCTTGTCCTTTTTTCTCTTTACTTTGAAGACCTTAGCGAAGCCGCCCTCTCCTAGGAATTCAAGGGGTTCGTATTTTTTCAAAAGCTGAGGAGGAAAAGTTGGGATTTGAAGTTTCTTTCTACGTTTTTTAGATCGGATTGCAATCAATACAAGAAATAAGAAAAACAGAGTGCCTGCATAGGGAATGTAGGAGGATGAGATGTACAGTGCATTTGTTGTCAAATACGATGAGGTGGTTGATAAGGTGGAACTCAAAGGTAAAAGCTTTGCATTTATTGTGAGGTTTTCCTGGGGTCTTATCACTATGGTCTGAGAAAATACTTTATGCCCACTTGCTTTGACTTCGAGAGTATGGTTTCCTGGGGTGATTTTATGTCTCTTTAAGGGGGTTTCCCCAAGATATCTTCCATCGAGATAGACATTTGCGCCCACGATATTTGAATAAACATTTATAAAAGCATAAATTGGTGAGAGATTTGCGGTAATTTTCAACTCTTCTCCAGGATTTATCGTTATGTTTAGGAGAAATGGTGAATACCCTTCTTTGGTTACTTTGAGGGTGTGGGTTCCAGTTAATAGTTTATAATTTTCAACTGGAGTAGTCCCTATTTCTTTGTCGTCTATGT encodes:
- a CDS encoding protein kinase domain-containing protein gives rise to the protein MYSTSISIQAGKNVTINATLIPKFGYLSIESNITDSKVYIDDKEIGTTPVENYKLLTGTHTLKVTKEGYSPFLLNITINPGEELKITANLSPIYAFINVYSNIVGANVYLDGRYLGETPLKRHKITPGNHTLEVKASGHKVFSQTIVIRPQENLTINAKLLPLSSTLSTTSSYLTTNALYISSSYIPYAGTLFFLFLVLIAIRSKKRRKKLQIPTFPPQLLKKYEPLEFLGEGGFAKVFKVKRKKDKKIVALKVFPADEKAKKFFTKEVRAWKLLDHPNIVKLYNAFDKPIPHLEIEFVEGYTMDGKLIRDLEHYPKPVDEKLALKFIEGIAEGLRHAHSMQVYHRDLKPSNILLKGDLTPKITDFGLAKIGSKSTTTTTKALTPLYAAPEQIDERTYGHTDHRTDIYQLGVILYELLTGKLPYEGSSHVVVLAKITTPEIKPKPPSMYNLTLAKYDKMFGKLLAKQKEKRYQSLDEFLEEFRGLVELLKEREKLKESLRVTKETITKTRDELEVKKLNSELLRLLIQNTILSARINDKEEVLNALYDLIPFTRKYRAELEEAIRQVQLFIEEGLVIPEGFIDSLRILLHKIEKEA